One Coccinella septempunctata chromosome 1, icCocSept1.1, whole genome shotgun sequence DNA window includes the following coding sequences:
- the LOC123321355 gene encoding coiled-coil domain-containing protein 102A isoform X1, which produces MAQSSTSGTAPRRHLRENDSVSISSRVADIAEWEANEALRQRELEEARGRAAQMEKTMRWWSDCTANWREKWSKVRNERNKAREECKQLRTKLDSVLKETSSSKKKKEELEIQNEHLKKEIEKIHLILLKHAGQFDSQLFEALSEDPLKDFVFNSSSPVKLENGVYCTENQDSDTLSTISKEISIDDYILKGAVPKYVSDLKGDTSDKNAEVAQSEVESKDSCDEEYVMQKLSMLQLRLDETTKTLQIERDEKTQLHHTIDDLKSELLEMKTKCDELRELRQDSARELLSLQDQHQEEVRLLKADLQDEANSREGLERRINDLRAELERLQAENAAEWGKKERLETEKLALERDNKKLRTELRDMQERMERRGRPWQTSDEDVRHLQQELLDKNKEIAELRHSQSKMKKMVQDKIGELAHASRRAEQYEAEVKKLRTRVEELKKDLAVAEDELDTASNNVKRLQRTNDELQEQVDNFQIQLQHLHSRLRNSAPTTLLSHRGVLSNEEGSDDDLPSIHY; this is translated from the exons ATGGCTCAAAGTTCTACAAGCGGTACTGCACCTAGACGTCATCTCAGGGAAAATGATTCTGTTTCCATTAGTTCTAGGGTGGCAGATATTGCTGAGTGGGAGGCAAATGAG GCTCTACGGCAGCGAGAGCTTGAAGAAGCTCGAGGCAGAGCCGCACAAATGGAAAAAACCATGAGATGGTGGTCAGATTGCACAGCCAACTGGAGAGAAAAATGGAGTAAAGTTCGTAATGAAAGGAACAAAGCTAGGGAAGAATGCAAGCAGCTTAGAACGAAGCTAGACTCGGTTCTGAAAGAAACTTCTTCCagtaaaaagaagaaagaagagTTGGAAATTCAGAATGAAcatttgaaaaaagaaatagaGAAAATTCACCTCATACTACTCAAGCATGCCGGACAATTCGATAGTCAGCTATTTGAAGCTTTAAGTGAAGATCCGCTGAAAGATTTCGTTTTCAATAGTTCCTCACCGGTGAAGCTTGAGAATGGTGTTTATTGCACGGAAAATCAGGATAGTGATACATTGAGTACAATTTCGAAGGAGATATCCATAGATGACTATATTCTAAAAGGAGCTGTACCTAAATATGTTAGTGACCTGAAGGGAGATACTTCAGACAAAAATGCTGAAGTTGCTCAGTCAGAAGTAGAATCTAAGGATAGTTGTGATGAGGAGTATGTCATGCAGAAGTTGTCAATGCTGCAGCTCAGACTAGACGAGACAACAAAAACATTACAAATAGAAAGAGA TGAAAAAACCCAACTACATCATACAATAGATGACTTGAAATCTGAATTGCTAGAAATGAAAACTAAATGCGACGAACTGCGGGAACTACGTCAAGATTCGGCAAGGGAACTGCTTAGCCTTCAGGATCAGCATCAGGAAGAGGTGCGACTATTGAAAGCCGATCTGCAGGATGAAGCAAATTCAAGGGAAGGGTTGGAAAGGAGAATCAACGATCTGAGAGCTGAG TTGGAAAGACTGCAGGCTGAAAACGCAGCTGAGTGGGGTAAGAAAGAACGTCTTGAAACTGAGAAATTAGCTTTGGAGAGggataataaaaaattaagaacagaATTGCGAGACATGCAAGAGAGAATGGAGAGAAGGGGGCGACCGTGGCAAACTTCTGATGAAGATGTGCGACATTTACAGCAAGAATTATTGGATAAAAATAAG GAAATCGCCGAACTCAGGCATTCTCAgagtaaaatgaagaaaatggtACAAGATAAAATTGGCGAACTGGCCCACGCGTCTCGGAGGGCCGAACAGTACGAGGCGGAAGTGAAAAAACTCAGGACGAGGGTGGAAGAACTAAAGAAAGATCTGGCGGTGGCAGAAGACGAGTTAGATACGGCCAGCAACAATGTTAAGAGACTGCAGAGAACGAACGACGAGTTGCAGGAGCAGGTCGATAATTTCCAGATTCAATTACAGCATCTTCACAGCAG GTTACGTAATTCAGCTCCCACAACTTTACTATCTCATCGAGGAGTTCTCTCCAACGAGGAAGGAAGTGATGATGATTTACCAAGTATTCATTATTAG
- the LOC123321355 gene encoding coiled-coil domain-containing protein 102A isoform X3 — protein sequence MAQSSTSGTAPRRHLRENDSVSISSRVADIAEWEANEALRQRELEEARGRAAQMEKTMRWWSDCTANWREKWSKVRNERNKAREECKQLRTKLDSVLKETSSSKKKKEELEIQNEHLKKEIEKIHLILLKHAGQFDSQLFEALSEDPLKDFVFNSSSPVKLENGVYCTENQDSDTLSTISKEISIDDYILKGAVPKYVSDLKGDTSDKNAEVAQSEVESKDSCDEEYVMQKLSMLQLRLDETTKTLQIERDEKTQLHHTIDDLKSELLEMKTKCDELRELRQDSARELLSLQDQHQEEVRLLKADLQDEANSREGLERRINDLRAELERLQAENAAEWGKKERLETEKLALERDNKKLRTELRDMQERMERRGRPWQTSDEDVRHLQQELLDKNKEIAELRHSQSKMKKMVQDKIGELAHASRRAEQYEAEVKKLRTRVEELKKDLAVAEDELDTASNNVKRLQRTNDELQEQVDNFQIQLQHLHSSMEKEDGGEEMALYVEESEVT from the exons ATGGCTCAAAGTTCTACAAGCGGTACTGCACCTAGACGTCATCTCAGGGAAAATGATTCTGTTTCCATTAGTTCTAGGGTGGCAGATATTGCTGAGTGGGAGGCAAATGAG GCTCTACGGCAGCGAGAGCTTGAAGAAGCTCGAGGCAGAGCCGCACAAATGGAAAAAACCATGAGATGGTGGTCAGATTGCACAGCCAACTGGAGAGAAAAATGGAGTAAAGTTCGTAATGAAAGGAACAAAGCTAGGGAAGAATGCAAGCAGCTTAGAACGAAGCTAGACTCGGTTCTGAAAGAAACTTCTTCCagtaaaaagaagaaagaagagTTGGAAATTCAGAATGAAcatttgaaaaaagaaatagaGAAAATTCACCTCATACTACTCAAGCATGCCGGACAATTCGATAGTCAGCTATTTGAAGCTTTAAGTGAAGATCCGCTGAAAGATTTCGTTTTCAATAGTTCCTCACCGGTGAAGCTTGAGAATGGTGTTTATTGCACGGAAAATCAGGATAGTGATACATTGAGTACAATTTCGAAGGAGATATCCATAGATGACTATATTCTAAAAGGAGCTGTACCTAAATATGTTAGTGACCTGAAGGGAGATACTTCAGACAAAAATGCTGAAGTTGCTCAGTCAGAAGTAGAATCTAAGGATAGTTGTGATGAGGAGTATGTCATGCAGAAGTTGTCAATGCTGCAGCTCAGACTAGACGAGACAACAAAAACATTACAAATAGAAAGAGA TGAAAAAACCCAACTACATCATACAATAGATGACTTGAAATCTGAATTGCTAGAAATGAAAACTAAATGCGACGAACTGCGGGAACTACGTCAAGATTCGGCAAGGGAACTGCTTAGCCTTCAGGATCAGCATCAGGAAGAGGTGCGACTATTGAAAGCCGATCTGCAGGATGAAGCAAATTCAAGGGAAGGGTTGGAAAGGAGAATCAACGATCTGAGAGCTGAG TTGGAAAGACTGCAGGCTGAAAACGCAGCTGAGTGGGGTAAGAAAGAACGTCTTGAAACTGAGAAATTAGCTTTGGAGAGggataataaaaaattaagaacagaATTGCGAGACATGCAAGAGAGAATGGAGAGAAGGGGGCGACCGTGGCAAACTTCTGATGAAGATGTGCGACATTTACAGCAAGAATTATTGGATAAAAATAAG GAAATCGCCGAACTCAGGCATTCTCAgagtaaaatgaagaaaatggtACAAGATAAAATTGGCGAACTGGCCCACGCGTCTCGGAGGGCCGAACAGTACGAGGCGGAAGTGAAAAAACTCAGGACGAGGGTGGAAGAACTAAAGAAAGATCTGGCGGTGGCAGAAGACGAGTTAGATACGGCCAGCAACAATGTTAAGAGACTGCAGAGAACGAACGACGAGTTGCAGGAGCAGGTCGATAATTTCCAGATTCAATTACAGCATCTTCACAGCAG TATGGAAAAGGAAGATGGTGGCGAAGAAATGGCTTTGTATGTAGAAGAATCGGAG GTTACGTAA
- the LOC123321355 gene encoding coiled-coil domain-containing protein 102A isoform X2 produces MAQSSTSGTAPRRHLRENDSVSISSRVADIAEWEANEALRQRELEEARGRAAQMEKTMRWWSDCTANWREKWSKVRNERNKAREECKQLRTKLDSVLKETSSSKKKKEELEIQNEHLKKEIEKIHLILLKHAGQFDSQLFEALSEDPLKDFVFNSSSPVKLENGVYCTENQDSDTLSTISKEISIDDYILKGAVPKYVSDLKGDTSDKNAEVAQSEVESKDSCDEEYVMQKLSMLQLRLDETTKTLQIERDEKTQLHHTIDDLKSELLEMKTKCDELRELRQDSARELLSLQDQHQEEVRLLKADLQDEANSREGLERRINDLRAELERLQAENAAEWGKKERLETEKLALERDNKKLRTELRDMQERMERRGRPWQTSDEDVRHLQQELLDKNKEIAELRHSQSKMKKMVQDKIGELAHASRRAEQYEAEVKKLRTRVEELKKDLAVAEDELDTASNNVKRLQRTNDELQEQVDNFQIQLQHLHSSMEKEDGGEEMALYVEESEIMSNLEDLEY; encoded by the exons ATGGCTCAAAGTTCTACAAGCGGTACTGCACCTAGACGTCATCTCAGGGAAAATGATTCTGTTTCCATTAGTTCTAGGGTGGCAGATATTGCTGAGTGGGAGGCAAATGAG GCTCTACGGCAGCGAGAGCTTGAAGAAGCTCGAGGCAGAGCCGCACAAATGGAAAAAACCATGAGATGGTGGTCAGATTGCACAGCCAACTGGAGAGAAAAATGGAGTAAAGTTCGTAATGAAAGGAACAAAGCTAGGGAAGAATGCAAGCAGCTTAGAACGAAGCTAGACTCGGTTCTGAAAGAAACTTCTTCCagtaaaaagaagaaagaagagTTGGAAATTCAGAATGAAcatttgaaaaaagaaatagaGAAAATTCACCTCATACTACTCAAGCATGCCGGACAATTCGATAGTCAGCTATTTGAAGCTTTAAGTGAAGATCCGCTGAAAGATTTCGTTTTCAATAGTTCCTCACCGGTGAAGCTTGAGAATGGTGTTTATTGCACGGAAAATCAGGATAGTGATACATTGAGTACAATTTCGAAGGAGATATCCATAGATGACTATATTCTAAAAGGAGCTGTACCTAAATATGTTAGTGACCTGAAGGGAGATACTTCAGACAAAAATGCTGAAGTTGCTCAGTCAGAAGTAGAATCTAAGGATAGTTGTGATGAGGAGTATGTCATGCAGAAGTTGTCAATGCTGCAGCTCAGACTAGACGAGACAACAAAAACATTACAAATAGAAAGAGA TGAAAAAACCCAACTACATCATACAATAGATGACTTGAAATCTGAATTGCTAGAAATGAAAACTAAATGCGACGAACTGCGGGAACTACGTCAAGATTCGGCAAGGGAACTGCTTAGCCTTCAGGATCAGCATCAGGAAGAGGTGCGACTATTGAAAGCCGATCTGCAGGATGAAGCAAATTCAAGGGAAGGGTTGGAAAGGAGAATCAACGATCTGAGAGCTGAG TTGGAAAGACTGCAGGCTGAAAACGCAGCTGAGTGGGGTAAGAAAGAACGTCTTGAAACTGAGAAATTAGCTTTGGAGAGggataataaaaaattaagaacagaATTGCGAGACATGCAAGAGAGAATGGAGAGAAGGGGGCGACCGTGGCAAACTTCTGATGAAGATGTGCGACATTTACAGCAAGAATTATTGGATAAAAATAAG GAAATCGCCGAACTCAGGCATTCTCAgagtaaaatgaagaaaatggtACAAGATAAAATTGGCGAACTGGCCCACGCGTCTCGGAGGGCCGAACAGTACGAGGCGGAAGTGAAAAAACTCAGGACGAGGGTGGAAGAACTAAAGAAAGATCTGGCGGTGGCAGAAGACGAGTTAGATACGGCCAGCAACAATGTTAAGAGACTGCAGAGAACGAACGACGAGTTGCAGGAGCAGGTCGATAATTTCCAGATTCAATTACAGCATCTTCACAGCAG TATGGAAAAGGAAGATGGTGGCGAAGAAATGGCTTTGTATGTAGAAGAATCGGAG ATAATGAGTAATCTTGAAGATCTGGAATATTGA